In one window of Trueperaceae bacterium DNA:
- a CDS encoding 3D domain-containing protein gives MPRLGGGALVALHISGKLVAIGLVVAALITAFSSPRTEPPVPVALEVAPFADVVEPPADHPGDSDPSNALLGPTANPRFVLRATGYNSHESQTDASPFVTSTGARTAFGVVAVSRDLLGGELPYGSLVRIRDLGNYHTGRGVGAFQQFLGDHLFIVEDTMHARKTQQIDVWFESYSQAVNWGVRKVEVELIRYGRSGHEFIPSSAPTFEATPVLIASR, from the coding sequence ATGCCGCGACTGGGAGGTGGTGCCCTAGTGGCGCTGCACATCAGCGGCAAGCTCGTGGCCATAGGGCTCGTGGTTGCCGCCCTCATCACCGCCTTCAGCTCGCCACGCACCGAACCGCCGGTTCCGGTCGCTTTGGAAGTAGCTCCGTTCGCGGACGTCGTCGAGCCTCCGGCCGACCACCCCGGCGACTCGGACCCGAGCAACGCCTTGCTCGGCCCCACCGCCAACCCCCGCTTCGTCCTGCGCGCCACGGGCTACAACTCCCACGAGAGCCAGACCGACGCCTCGCCGTTCGTCACCTCGACGGGCGCGCGCACGGCCTTCGGGGTGGTGGCGGTCAGCCGCGACCTCCTGGGAGGCGAGTTGCCGTACGGCTCGCTCGTGCGTATCCGCGACCTCGGCAACTACCACACGGGGCGCGGCGTCGGCGCCTTCCAGCAGTTCCTCGGCGATCACCTCTTCATCGTGGAGGACACGATGCACGCGCGCAAGACCCAGCAGATCGACGTCTGGTTCGAGAGCTACTCCCAGGCCGTCAACTGGGGGGTCCGCAAGGTGGAGGTGGAGCTCATCCGCTACGGCCGCAGCGGTCACGAGTTCATACCCAGCTCTGCTCCGACCTTCGAAGCCACCCCCGTGCTCATCGCCTCGCGCTAA
- a CDS encoding VUT family protein, which translates to MIRSDLNKLDWRTALTVAVLAGALGGGPSALAWFSTFGPTPTDRLPALALALFGLLFVGALTDLRGASDARRVRVVTTSVFVIALAVALALAGAGAGRLEYLLAPASAMTGLGALRLLGSRAPDGRAASLVAAATVYVAATLLANFTLDSFLPLGGFFLVNVGTLFFGLTFTQRDRVHQHGRRAVYAMIFLAATANVALAATLGTPLRYVAVSFLTILVAETADTEIYQRLLRRPWLARVAASNAVSAPLDTILFTLLAFWGEEFATAGWMTQVIVTDVLVKYASGILAALGMLALLRGIFPGGTAWQQPR; encoded by the coding sequence ATGATTCGCTCCGACCTGAACAAGCTCGACTGGCGCACCGCTCTAACGGTGGCGGTCCTCGCCGGCGCACTCGGCGGCGGCCCCTCGGCCCTGGCGTGGTTCTCGACGTTCGGGCCTACCCCGACGGACAGGCTGCCCGCGCTCGCGCTCGCGCTGTTCGGCCTCCTCTTCGTCGGCGCGTTGACGGACCTGCGCGGTGCCTCGGACGCGCGGCGCGTGCGGGTCGTGACGACCTCCGTCTTCGTGATCGCCTTAGCCGTCGCGCTCGCGTTGGCGGGAGCCGGCGCAGGACGGCTGGAGTACCTGCTCGCACCGGCGAGCGCCATGACCGGCCTGGGCGCCCTGCGCCTGCTCGGGTCACGCGCGCCGGACGGGCGGGCCGCGAGCCTCGTCGCCGCGGCGACCGTCTACGTGGCCGCCACCCTCCTCGCGAACTTCACGCTCGACTCGTTCCTGCCGCTCGGCGGCTTCTTCCTCGTGAACGTCGGCACCCTGTTCTTCGGGCTCACGTTCACGCAGCGCGACCGCGTCCACCAGCACGGGCGGCGCGCCGTCTACGCCATGATCTTCCTGGCCGCGACCGCGAACGTCGCCCTGGCCGCCACGCTCGGCACGCCCCTGCGCTACGTCGCGGTGTCGTTCCTCACGATCTTGGTCGCGGAGACGGCGGACACGGAGATCTACCAACGCCTCCTGCGGCGACCGTGGCTCGCGCGCGTGGCGGCGTCCAACGCCGTCAGCGCCCCGCTCGACACGATCCTCTTCACGCTCCTCGCCTTCTGGGGCGAGGAGTTCGCCACCGCGGGCTGGATGACCCAGGTGATCGTGACCGACGTGCTCGTCAAGTACGCTAGCGGCATCCTCGCCGCGCTCGGCATGCTCGCCCTCCTGCGCGGGATCTTCCCTGGAGGAACGGCATGGCAGCAGCCTCGTTGA
- a CDS encoding ABC transporter permease codes for MRALVPYLAWRHVRRRGLQSALTVTGVAIGVAVLIIALSLTNGFIDELVTSTLRATPMLTLQSYLPGETLPDDPAMVAALASERGVVAAAPFLSGQALIARRASQALGVSARQGFTQLVGIDPGLETAVLDLPVLAEQGAAMAQAGGIVLGSTLAQSLGVSVGDAVMLRDISGATAQFTVAGTFRVGNELIDSVTAYMSLSNLQAYLGVEGRVSGYHLRLSEPTAAHRVGLALADKYSLRPVSWESLFASLISQLRLQKAVIGVVVFLIVIVAAFGITNVLVLTVNEKTADIAILRALGASEGQVLRTFTLQGFALGGLGTLLGVVLGLAVAAYFKFQPYPLPGDLYFITQLPIQFQAFDVVWVCAVSLATSVVAGLLPARRAARLDPVAVLR; via the coding sequence GTGCGCGCGCTCGTCCCCTACCTGGCGTGGCGGCACGTTCGTAGGCGGGGCCTCCAGTCCGCCCTTACCGTTACGGGCGTCGCCATCGGCGTGGCCGTCCTCATCATCGCGCTGTCGTTGACGAACGGGTTCATCGACGAGCTCGTCACGAGCACGCTGCGCGCCACCCCGATGCTCACGTTGCAGAGCTACCTGCCGGGCGAGACCCTGCCGGACGACCCGGCCATGGTAGCGGCTCTGGCGAGCGAACGCGGCGTCGTCGCGGCCGCGCCGTTCCTCTCCGGCCAGGCCCTCATAGCCAGGCGCGCGAGCCAGGCGCTCGGAGTGAGCGCGCGGCAGGGCTTCACCCAACTCGTCGGCATCGACCCCGGTCTCGAGACGGCCGTCCTCGACCTCCCCGTCCTGGCAGAGCAGGGTGCCGCCATGGCCCAGGCGGGCGGCATCGTGCTCGGCTCGACCCTCGCGCAGTCCCTCGGCGTCAGCGTCGGCGACGCCGTGATGTTGCGCGACATCTCCGGCGCCACCGCGCAGTTCACCGTCGCGGGCACGTTCAGGGTCGGCAACGAGCTCATCGACTCCGTCACGGCCTACATGTCCCTGTCGAACCTCCAGGCCTACCTCGGTGTCGAGGGGCGCGTGAGCGGCTACCACCTGCGCCTGAGCGAGCCGACGGCAGCCCACCGCGTCGGGCTGGCGCTCGCCGACAAGTACTCGCTCAGGCCCGTCAGCTGGGAAAGCCTCTTCGCGAGCCTCATCTCGCAGTTGCGGCTGCAGAAGGCCGTGATCGGCGTCGTGGTCTTCCTCATCGTCATCGTCGCCGCGTTCGGCATCACGAACGTGCTCGTGCTCACCGTCAACGAGAAGACGGCGGACATCGCCATCCTGCGCGCCCTCGGCGCGTCGGAAGGCCAGGTGCTCCGCACGTTCACGCTCCAAGGGTTCGCCCTCGGGGGGCTCGGCACGCTCCTGGGCGTAGTACTCGGGCTCGCGGTCGCCGCCTACTTCAAGTTCCAGCCCTACCCCTTGCCGGGCGACCTCTACTTCATCACCCAGCTCCCCATCCAGTTCCAGGCCTTCGACGTCGTGTGGGTCTGCGCCGTGTCGCTCGCGACGAGCGTGGTGGCCGGGCTGCTCCCCGCCCGCAGGGCGGCCCGGCTCGACCCCGTCGCGGTGCTCCGCTGA
- a CDS encoding transglycosylase SLT domain-containing protein: MPFIPGLLATPTVIANAMFSLAKDASLPVRSPDRVGVVSPMFNEEAGAAAALTSLLAQSVPFDALAVSINGGTDATAEVVKLTLGEAGYRCVTRGPVADATATFERWLKAGGGGPSVIVVEHAQPISKSDSINVVLSGGLLSAERVLIVDGDTVLEEHFLARLRDDFYRLRRVGHGRKLRYVLEDYAIQSGAVMSADPGRGKPVARFISRARSAEYAIAAVLRTGQTARLGEGAVFGRSRLYTVVGCGFVARRECFPMPADTLTEDHDFTLSVQNRAVTDEHVGAPELDAKGFRVVVDGEEVELGRLVGDAPLVIRHGSNARFITSALMYTDDPPSLPGYLRQIERWNGGGIENGLKRLFRRAQWRDLRANVRFTVLAAHFENLFGLALLLLMLPVAAGLNYALPGHGTPLKALGLWAGFDLAATLVLATWGFARIWRAQGLRRFRLWSKVGREAATSVVPLALLRPFNAVTFLTGAARAVPRFMRRNEFDPRATITWDRPRSRTSKRSQLRYLGATTGMVLSVATVFAGAAVLASATRPGYRDAWRLINDSVRVSQDDHMTLPLSLTDRGLLDAFVDAGFSRPAQAADPGAGGASEGLAPGADAAGPVDAPTEFGDDARVAEAQGDDRGARADDPGVPTDLVDSPLARLGLHVMASNEGHGRVSAYCSVADVLRPATKRHRLEVAEGYQPLSAWGLLVLARLAPLVANIEEASTAYDVPPDLLLRILINESYLDPLAVGPTGDLGLSQVTSDALTLLRAISTDQLSPYANQRFFAGDFSVFDPDFSVCAGAAKLAWARAQPGGEDDHFAYARYINPLEGVVRGKVSPVHGNLVKAIDELRPLANALQATVAAYRADPDSVTDKERALLGVTNLVADGRLTVAQAYFVTAELVQSFGIDDKALYDDIRRRLYGSADGVPSVGNPNQG; encoded by the coding sequence TTGCCGTTCATACCCGGGCTGCTAGCGACGCCGACCGTCATCGCCAACGCCATGTTCAGCCTGGCCAAGGACGCCTCGCTCCCGGTGAGGTCGCCGGACCGCGTAGGCGTGGTGTCGCCGATGTTCAACGAGGAGGCGGGCGCCGCCGCCGCCCTGACGTCGCTACTCGCGCAGAGCGTGCCGTTCGACGCGCTGGCCGTGAGCATCAACGGCGGCACGGACGCCACGGCGGAGGTCGTGAAGCTGACGTTGGGGGAGGCCGGGTACCGGTGCGTGACCAGAGGCCCGGTCGCCGACGCCACCGCGACCTTCGAGCGGTGGCTGAAGGCCGGCGGCGGCGGACCGAGCGTCATCGTCGTCGAGCACGCCCAGCCGATCTCCAAGTCGGACAGCATCAACGTCGTGCTGAGCGGCGGCCTGCTGAGCGCCGAGCGGGTGCTCATCGTCGACGGCGACACGGTCCTCGAGGAACACTTCCTGGCGCGCCTGCGCGACGACTTCTACCGTCTGCGGCGCGTGGGTCATGGTCGCAAGCTCCGCTACGTCCTCGAGGACTACGCGATCCAATCAGGCGCGGTGATGTCCGCCGACCCCGGGCGCGGCAAGCCGGTGGCCAGGTTCATCTCGCGTGCCCGCTCGGCCGAGTACGCCATCGCGGCGGTGCTGCGCACGGGTCAGACGGCGCGGTTGGGCGAGGGGGCCGTGTTCGGCCGCTCGCGGCTCTACACGGTGGTCGGGTGCGGGTTCGTGGCGAGGCGCGAGTGCTTCCCGATGCCGGCCGACACGTTGACCGAGGACCACGACTTCACGCTCAGCGTGCAGAACCGCGCGGTGACCGACGAGCACGTCGGCGCCCCCGAGCTCGATGCCAAGGGGTTCCGCGTCGTCGTCGACGGCGAGGAGGTCGAGCTCGGCAGGCTCGTTGGCGACGCCCCGCTCGTCATACGCCACGGCAGCAACGCCCGGTTCATCACGTCCGCCCTCATGTACACGGACGACCCGCCCAGCCTGCCAGGGTACTTGCGGCAGATCGAGCGGTGGAACGGCGGCGGCATCGAGAACGGTCTCAAGCGGCTGTTCCGGCGCGCCCAGTGGCGCGACCTGCGGGCCAACGTGCGCTTCACGGTCCTGGCCGCACACTTCGAGAACCTGTTCGGGCTGGCGCTGCTGCTGCTCATGCTGCCCGTTGCTGCCGGACTGAACTACGCCCTGCCCGGCCACGGCACGCCGCTGAAGGCCCTCGGGCTATGGGCGGGTTTCGACCTGGCGGCCACGCTCGTCCTCGCCACGTGGGGCTTCGCCCGCATCTGGCGCGCGCAAGGGCTGCGCCGCTTCAGGCTCTGGTCCAAGGTCGGCCGCGAGGCGGCGACGTCCGTCGTGCCCCTCGCGCTCCTGCGCCCGTTCAATGCCGTCACGTTCCTGACGGGGGCCGCCAGGGCCGTACCGCGCTTCATGCGGCGCAACGAGTTCGATCCGCGGGCCACGATCACGTGGGACAGGCCGCGGTCGCGCACGTCGAAGCGCTCGCAGCTCCGCTACCTTGGCGCCACCACCGGCATGGTGCTGTCCGTCGCCACGGTCTTCGCCGGCGCTGCGGTCCTCGCCTCGGCCACCCGACCCGGCTACCGCGATGCCTGGCGCCTCATCAACGACTCAGTCAGGGTGTCGCAGGACGACCACATGACGTTGCCGCTGTCCTTGACCGACCGTGGGCTGCTCGACGCCTTCGTCGACGCCGGGTTCTCGCGCCCCGCGCAGGCTGCCGATCCGGGCGCCGGTGGAGCCTCGGAGGGCCTGGCGCCAGGGGCGGACGCCGCGGGTCCGGTGGACGCGCCGACCGAGTTCGGCGACGACGCGCGCGTCGCCGAGGCGCAGGGCGACGACCGCGGCGCGCGGGCCGACGACCCCGGCGTTCCCACCGACCTCGTCGACTCGCCGCTCGCCCGGCTCGGTCTCCACGTCATGGCGTCCAACGAGGGGCACGGCCGCGTGTCGGCCTACTGCTCCGTCGCCGACGTGCTGCGGCCGGCCACGAAGCGCCACCGGCTCGAGGTGGCGGAGGGCTACCAACCGCTCTCCGCGTGGGGTCTGCTCGTCCTGGCGCGCTTGGCGCCGCTCGTGGCCAACATCGAGGAGGCCTCGACCGCGTACGACGTGCCGCCCGACCTCCTGCTGCGCATCCTCATCAACGAGTCCTACCTCGACCCGCTGGCCGTCGGGCCGACCGGCGACCTCGGCCTCTCGCAGGTCACGAGCGACGCTCTGACGCTGCTGCGCGCGATCTCGACGGACCAGCTCTCGCCATACGCCAACCAGCGGTTCTTCGCGGGCGACTTCTCCGTGTTCGATCCCGACTTCTCGGTCTGCGCGGGTGCCGCCAAGCTGGCGTGGGCCCGGGCGCAACCCGGCGGCGAGGACGACCACTTCGCGTACGCCCGCTACATCAACCCCCTCGAGGGGGTCGTGCGTGGCAAGGTCAGCCCCGTCCACGGCAACCTCGTGAAAGCGATCGACGAGTTGCGACCCCTGGCCAACGCGCTGCAGGCCACGGTGGCCGCCTACCGGGCGGACCCCGACTCGGTCACGGACAAGGAGCGCGCCCTCCTCGGCGTGACGAACCTCGTGGCCGACGGAAGGTTGACGGTGGCCCAGGCTTACTTCGTGACCGCCGAACTCGTGCAGAGCTTCGGCATCGACGACAAGGCCCTGTACGACGACATCCGCCGCCGCTTGTACGGCAGCGCGGACGGCGTGCCCTCCGTCGGCAACCCCAACCAG
- a CDS encoding recombination regulator RecX — protein sequence MNAGEAERRSNRKPPKPLTRDTAWDYLLYLLSRRMYTTAELTRKLVRRGLDPELATALVGRLVELELVNDATYADLYVSTRSATKGRLGLRQELRQKGVAPEIAEARLEELTPEDQLAAATALLRKNAWRYRPGAADPTADRMAVMKARAKAFAFLARRGFSVDASQGAVAAVGWFEDDL from the coding sequence ATGAACGCGGGCGAGGCCGAGAGGCGCTCGAACCGCAAGCCGCCCAAGCCGCTCACGCGCGACACCGCCTGGGACTACCTCCTCTACCTCCTGAGCAGGCGCATGTACACGACGGCCGAGCTGACGCGGAAACTCGTGCGGCGCGGGCTCGACCCCGAGCTCGCGACCGCGCTCGTAGGCCGCCTCGTCGAGCTCGAGCTCGTCAACGACGCGACCTACGCCGACCTGTACGTGAGCACGCGCTCGGCGACGAAGGGGCGCCTGGGGCTGCGGCAGGAGCTGAGGCAGAAGGGGGTCGCGCCCGAGATCGCGGAGGCGCGCCTGGAAGAGCTCACCCCGGAGGACCAGCTCGCGGCCGCCACGGCCCTACTCCGCAAGAACGCCTGGCGCTACCGCCCGGGCGCGGCCGACCCGACGGCGGACCGGATGGCCGTCATGAAGGCGCGCGCCAAGGCGTTCGCGTTCTTGGCCCGGCGCGGCTTCTCGGTGGACGCCTCTCAGGGCGCCGTCGCCGCCGTGGGGTGGTTCGAGGACGATCTCTGA